Genomic DNA from Schistosoma haematobium chromosome 1, whole genome shotgun sequence:
actgatggcaatatagtctatttgaTTCCATCATTGGTTTGGTGCAGTGGGTCGCCATGTCAGACAACGTCTCCCCTTATGCTTATACTTAAATACCCACTCAAATGTCTTTCTGCTTGGTTTGACCTACCTACTTGGgtattaaagtcacctgctacgattACTATGTCTGAGCGCTTAGATTTATGAAGTTctgagagctttctgtaaaagtcatctttcacttcatccgggctgcagtcagtgggagcgtaggcagaaacgacaaaaaggcaacgacgtgtgtccctatccttctgaGTTCTTACGgggccgtttagccgaacagcacatagacgactgttagcAGGGACCCACTTCAAGAGTGATTGTTCCGCCCTCGTACTTCGTGCTATGcttacacctgccagtccacgagaactagccatcgAGTTGCCAGATACACGGGTGTATttcgtcggctctccgttttggcggggtgaggtcaagtgagtgaccacactaggatcctgtatgtgtgtttcggagacatAGCATACACCAATCGAATGAGATTCTAAGGTTTTAGTCAAGGAGGCCTGTTGGTTGATTTGGCACGGGTGCGCACGTTGAAGGCTCCattgtgtagtttggagcgaggtttcagtagacgtTGGACAGTTTTTCGTGCACTAGAATCATTGCTTATGATGACGCTGTCGATGAGGGAGGAATAATAGGGATTGAAGAGtgagattgattatgaatacagtgatcttgagtgtgAGGTTATCACTTCCCCGTTGCCCACATCGTGGAAAGGtacttctagaggtacctgaaaattaaattagattagagttaatcttagtgacctgagaacgtaaccgcagtgcccaagggataactgcttgaggtcggtcacacatgaacttttgtgggtaatttttgtTAGCTCCGCACTTGTTGAGACCCTATAGCCGttgacggatatccgtgggacaAGGTGGTGTGCATTGTTAGGGTCGACGTTTTCTAACcctacccctccttgtgggaagacagcatcgctgttaagctggttgtctgaaaggaaacaccttactaccgtcacacctctgtacagccaGCAGTACAACtccgccttcggaccttgggtttgttatttttagtcttaccgctcttcaaccgacctgacatggtaggaccttaaggaacggttgttccagccagtatagttcGATTGGTTCATCGCGATAGGTAAGCCCgatcaccacgtcaaggtagtagCAACAATGGTTACAACTTTCTACTTGATTCAATATCATCTAATATATTAAGCAGGTCTGGATTAGTTTATTGATACAATTCTTTAAATGCCAAGAGGTTTATGATTGCATAAAGTTTTCCAAGTTGTTTAGTGCATTTTATATGCATAATGACTCTGTCGAGCTTCAGTTTTTTCCCATAAAATTTTGTTGATTTCAGTGAAGACAAGTAgacaaaaattttattttacagtAACATAAGATAACAAAAGGGATTTATGTAAGCATATATGGAAAAACATATATTGGCGGGCCTATCACATTTACCTGTTAACAggttctaataataataatgataataaaatcaaGAGACTGTCAAATCTATACACAGTTTGGTGGGAAACTTCATCAGTTTTCAGGTCGTGAGTTATATTTGTCTGCAATCTCTTCATGTGGATTCAGTAGTGGGTGGGATTTCATGTCGATTGGATTAATACCACTCAGGAACACGTCTTGGGTGACTGAAGAACTTGAAGTACAAATAGGTACTGAACAAACATCTTGAGATGCAACACAAACTATGAGATTCTCCTGCAATACAGAACCGGAAGTGCTATACGCCAAATCATCAGTATCATCCAAAGGGACTTCAACTCCTTCCTCAATTATCTGCTCAGTAACAATGCTATCAGGATCCAAAGAGTCTGTAAAATTAATCGTAGGAACAATGTGTTCATTGACAGAATCATCATCCGTTTTTAAAACAGCTGAATTTTCATTGTAACTACTGCATCCATTCAGACTCTGACTTACAGAAAAACGGTTTATGACACACTCTGACTGCTCTGAGTTTTCACTAATATGGTAGTAGATGGAAGGACATACTGGATTATTTAAATGTACACTGTTACACTCACCATAACCAGGTCTGAGTGTATGAACCTGGAAAAATAAAAGGAATTTAACTTAAATGTGctgtttaaaagaaaaataaatactgTTAAAATTGTATAAAATATGAAGACATTTCATGGGATGATAGCATACAATGCGTGAACCTTTGAAATATATGACCGTAAAACACAAGAAATTGACATATTCAACAATACAGAAACCTTAGATGCGTTGGTTACGATGTAAAGCTTTAATCCTTATTACCGAATCCGCTACAAAGCCCGATATCAAGGCAACGAGTTTTTTATGTGGACCCAACT
This window encodes:
- the IRF4_2 gene encoding Interferon regulatory factor 4, variant 2 (EggNog:ENOG410VC45~COG:K), whose amino-acid sequence is MVVVFTMGDLMSSPAAPDPIEAQIPHQISVANKAYVDLLLDNMVRGIILTVIHGSIYAERICKCAVFVYIPTVGGEYILAKKLGRRLREKIFDYDQFLFHLDSYRQNQQSRPHFEVVLAFGQQLKPGISTDSLLVWARVASCRAWFQLHKVHTLRPGYGECNSVHLNNPVCPSIYYHISENSEQSECVINRFSVSQSLNGCSSYNENSAVLKTDDDSVNEHIVPTINFTDSLDPDSIVTEQIIEEGVEVPLDDTDDLAYSTSGSVLQENLIVCVASQDVCSVPICTSSSSVTQDVFLSGINPIDMKSHPLLNPHEEIADKYNSRPEN